In one Ictalurus furcatus strain D&B chromosome 10, Billie_1.0, whole genome shotgun sequence genomic region, the following are encoded:
- the clec3a gene encoding tetranectin-like protein has product MAFPRSFLLCLLSCTLLHQGCARPSRSRKAAAGQDDDTKAQIDKLWQEVNSLKEMQALQTVCLRGIKAHKKCYLVVEEPKHYHEANEDCIAQGGTLATPRNLRENSDLRDYARLSSPGTKDFWIGVTDIVKEGQYVDVNSMPITYFNWDRAKKEPTGGKRESCAVLSLSAQGKWHDEVCRTEKRYICEYLIP; this is encoded by the exons ATGGCTTTTCCTCGCTCGTTTCTTCTCTGCTTGCTGTCCTGCACCTTGCTTCATCAGGGATGTGCTCGTCCTTCCCGCTCCAGGAAAGCTGCGGCAGGTCAAG ATGACGACACGAAGGCACAAATTGATAAACTATGGCAAGAGGTGAACTCCTTGAAGGAGATGCAAGCGCTGCAAACAG TTTGTCTTCGTGGCATCAAAGCTCACAAGAAGTGTTACCTGGTCGTTGAGGAACCCAAGCATTATCATGAGGCCAATGAGGACTGCATTGCTCAGGGTGGAACCTTGGCCACACCCCGAAACCTGAGGGAAAACAGCGACCTACGAGACTACGCCAGACTCAGCTCGCCAGGCACCAAAGACTTCTGGATAGGTGTGACCGATATTGTTAAAGAAGGCCAGTACGTCGATGTCAACAGCATGCCCATCACCTACTTCAACTGGGATCGTGCCAAGAAGGAGCCGACAGGAGGAAAACGAGAGAGCTGTGCCGTGCTCTCGCTCTCAGCACAGGGCAAGTGGCACGACGAGGTGTGTCGCACTGAGAAGAGATACATATGTGAATACCTCATTCCTTAA